The Raphanus sativus cultivar WK10039 chromosome 2, ASM80110v3, whole genome shotgun sequence genome includes a region encoding these proteins:
- the LOC108832559 gene encoding F-box/kelch-repeat protein At4g38940-like, translating into MSRAEKQPPSDPITSLPEDVAFDILARVPRRDYPTVSLVSKLFRSLVSSPEVYARRSSLGCAEHCLYVSVRNVENSDIRLYTRSIGHHRLALIPGHPALPCCRSVVAVGSRIYVFGGVKMTSSAFSIDCRSHTVQPLPSMPFPMCEPVAAFMDGRIYVFGCDDFYSESKNTETQTWEPEMTTKTPTGMEIVNLRKDAVVMGGKMYMRNHRKSFVYDPKESKWGTDEVLHSKPWGKACVVDDVLYYQDSRKNKLRWYDPKQRCWGVVKGVEELLAQTLDFGYIDSLCYDGKLALVCPKGGKSMEQVRTEVFLAVISLERRKGGQVWGEVDHSCDLGLTVAGGKFHIMKALDVVV; encoded by the coding sequence ATGTCTAGGGCAGAGAAGCAACCGCCGTCGGATCCGATTACGTCACTTCCCGAGGACGTCGCCTTTGACATCTTAGCGCGTGTTCCGAGACGCGACTATCCAACAGTCTCCCTCGTTTCGAAACTCTTCCGCTCACTCGTTTCGTCGCCTGAGGTATACGCGAGACGATCTTCCTTGGGTTGCGCTGAACACTGTCTCTATGTTTCAGTCCGTAACGTTGAGAACAGCGATATCCGTTTGTATACCCGCAGCATCGGCCACCACCGCTTGGCCCTCATCCCTGGGCATCCCGCTTTGCCTTGCTGTAGAAGCGTTGTGGCAGTAGGTTCGAGGATATACGTGTTTGGTGGGGTAAAGATGACATCGAGTGCTTTCAGCATCGACTGCAGATCTCATACTGTTCAACCCCTCCCGAGCATGCCTTTCCCCATGTGTGAACCAGTCGCCGCCTTTATGGATGGGAGGATCTACGTTTTTGGATGTGATGACTTCTACTCAGAGTCAAAGAATACCGAAACACAAACGTGGGAGCCTGAGATGACGACGAAAACGCCAACAGGGATGGAGATAGTTAACTTGAGGAAGGATGCGGTGGTGATGGGTGGTAAGATGTACATGAGGAATCATCGGAAGAGCTTTGTTTACGATCCAAAGGAAAGCAAATGGGGAACGGATGAGGTGCTGCATTCCAAGCCGTGGGGGAAGGCGTGCGTCGTTGACGATGTTTTGTACTACCAGGATTCTCGTAAGAACAAGTTGAGATGGTATGACCCGAAGCAGAGGTGTTGGGGAGTGGTGAAAGGCGTGGAAGAGTTGTTGGCTCAGACGCTTGATTTTGGGTATATAGACTCTCTGTGTTACGATGGGAAGCTGGCGTTGGTGTGTCCTAAAGGAGGTAAGAGTATGGAGCAAGTAAGGACGGAGGTCTTTTTAGCTGTGATTTCTCTGGAAAGACGCAAAGGAGGTCAGGTGTGGGGTGAAGTTGATCACTCGTGTGATCTTGGTTTGACTGTTGCTGGTGGTAAATTTCATATTATGAAAGCTCTTGATGTTGTGGTTTGA